Proteins from a single region of Gloeomargarita sp. SKYB120:
- a CDS encoding nucleoside deaminase, producing MDEFMQAAIAQARQGLAEGGIPIGSVLVKAGQIVGAGRNRRVQENDPVTHAEIDCLRRAGRIGSYRDTTLYSTLMPCYLCAGAVVQFGIRRVIVGESRTFQGAREFMEQHGVEVIDLDLAECRNLMQEFIQRHPDLWYEDIGQL from the coding sequence ATGGATGAATTCATGCAAGCGGCGATTGCCCAGGCGCGCCAGGGACTCGCTGAAGGCGGTATTCCGATTGGTTCCGTACTGGTGAAAGCAGGGCAAATTGTGGGCGCAGGACGCAACCGGCGGGTGCAAGAGAATGACCCTGTGACCCACGCGGAAATTGATTGTTTACGACGGGCGGGACGGATTGGTTCCTATCGCGATACCACCCTGTATTCGACATTGATGCCCTGTTATTTATGCGCCGGCGCGGTGGTGCAATTCGGGATTCGGCGGGTGATTGTAGGGGAATCACGAACCTTTCAGGGCGCGCGAGAATTCATGGAACAACACGGAGTAGAAGTGATTGATTTAGACTTGGCGGAATGCCGGAATCTGATGCAGGAATTTATCCAGCGTCACCCAGATTTATGGTACGAGGATATTGGGCAACTGTAG